The genome window AAAAACTTTTAAATTTCTGGATAGAACCTTTAACCTGGATATCGACCGGGCGCGACGCATCATGGAGTTTTTTCTCGAACGTTTGCAACCCGGCATGAATGTTCACTTTGAAATGGTCCCCTCAATTTTTTCTCCCCAATTACAGGAAACCCTACGGCGCTTCCCTTCGGGAAGCCTCCGCATCGAGGTAGGTATTCAAACCTTCACGGACCACGTAGCTCGCCGGATTGGCCGTCCCAGCAATCCTCACAAAGAAATGGAAACCCTCAGTTTTTTACGGGACCATACAAAGGCCATCGTTCACGCCGACCTTATTGCGGGGCTCCCCGGAGAAACCCTTGAGTCCTTTGCAGATTCCTTTAATCAGCTGTGGACCTGTGGCCCCACGGAAATTCAACTGGGGATTTTAAAAAAGCTCCCGGGGACCCCTATTGCACGACATGACACCGAATGGGGCATGGTATACGAGTCCAATCCACCCTACGAAGTGCTGGAAACCCGAACGATGAGTAAACCCAGCCTGGACCGCATAAAAAACATGGCCCGTTTCTGGGAACTTATCGTTAACCGGGGACATTTTGAAGATCTTCTTCCACGACTCTTTCCTGAAAAAGAGCCGCCCTTCTGGCCTTTTCTTGAACTTTCTGACTATTTGCTTTCCCGGTTTGGCCGAAACTGGGGTATCGAACGCAGGTCCCTTCGGGAAGCCCTGGAAGAATATCTTTCTCAGTGATGCCGTATAATCAATACCTTTTTACCATAGGTGAAGCGGCTGAACCCCTTTAAAAAATACTCTTCTCAGGAAAAGCGCTCTTCTTTGTATCGCCGATGAGGTTTGTTCACCCCAACAAAGCCTCTAAATAAGAGGTAAGGTCCACTTTAATGGGCATCACGTACAAATCAAAGCCATGGGTTTTACAGAAAGCAATCACCTTTTTGCCAAATCGTACATTCCACTCGAGGGTAGGCTCGAAATTTTTAGGGAAAATGGCCCGATTTCGTATTTCCCAGTAGGTTTTACTTCGTTCTGAAAGAACCGGCGAAATACCCCAGAAAACCCGTTTGTTTTCCAGGTATTCCGCGTATATTTCCAGCAATCGCTCATCAAAAAAGGGCTGACTCATAAATCCATCGGCCCCCGCATCTTCCTTTGCAAGAAGATAATCGAGCTCATAGCGGATGTTGGCCCGATAGGGGTCAAAGGCCGCATACACCGTTAAAGAAGGCAATTCGTTTTTCAGTTTTCTAATCAATTCGGTGGTTTTCGTCGGATAAACCCGACGACCCATATCCTGAGGAGGATCCCCCGCAATAACCAAAACGGTTTGGATGTCATGCTGCATGAAAAACTCTTTGAGCGGAAAATCCCGTCGCATATCAAAATCTATGGCCCGTATATGAGGAATCACCGGCAAAGGTACGTTCTCTTGATGTAAAAGAGCGGCCCCTTCCCAGGAACGGAGGGGAAAACGCAGCAGATCAGGAATATTGATATGGGTTATGCTTTTCCATTTTTCACAAAGTTTGGCTTCTCTAACAAGCTCGTCTTCATTTCGGGGAACTATTTCGAGGGAAATTCGCATACCTCGTTTTCACCTTCCTTCTTTCTTTTTTTGTCTGAGCATGTGCGGTATCGCCGTACCAGCCGTGTTATGGTTTTTCAATCTATAATCCAAAACGAAGCTCCGCCCGAAAAGCAGGTTGCTGCGTATCCTCATGCCGTCCTTCTATAAAGGTGATTCTCCCTACCGGCCAGGGGCAGGAGATATCCCTTGTAGAAGCGGGGACCTCTTCGTTACCATTTTCTTGAGTATCCTTTCGATAGAGGGCAATACGCTCTCCCGGCTTTACCTCAGAAATATAATTGATATCAAACCGAAGCCGTTCCACATCCTGCCAGCGATCAAGGGAAAAAATATCCTGGATCCATTGAATATAGCGGGCATTATTCACGTGGCCATTATAATCGATGTCCGAATACAGGGCCCGTCGTGTTTCCACTAACTCTAGCGCTTTCCCATCGCCTAAGGTGGGAAGGCCGTCTTCCAAGGCAGGTTTTTCCTGGTTTGTCGGAAGCCCTTCCGTGACTACCTGCGGCCGCAGGGGCCGCATCTTTTCCACATCGATCAAAAGCCACCCGCTGCGGGCCTGGGCAACGGGAGCACCCATTTCATCGGTAATGGCATAATCCCGGACCGCAAAAAGCTTATTCGTTCCCCGCGGCCAGGTTTCTACTATAATTTTTTCCCGCCAGGAGGGGCGACGAAACAGAATCACCGACATCCGGGAAAGCACCCAGGCAAGATTTTTCTGCTGTAACAGATCCTTGCCTACCCCCAAACGGGTAGCATGCTCCCCCGCTACTTCTTGAAAATAATTAAAAACCGCCGCCATGGTAAGACGATTTTTATAATCCACATCCCAGGTACATACGGTAAATTTTTCTGAATATGTGGCTTCCATGGGAACCCATGGTGACAAAAGGTCCCATAAAGGTCAATACGGGTATCCCCTTTATTCGAAGAAGTCCCATCATGTACAATACAACCATGAAGATACGGGAACAATTGGACAGGTTAGCGGAAGAACGGATCCTCATCCTGGATGGGGCCATGGGGACCATGATTCAAAGTTTTGGCCTGGAAGAGAAGGATTTTAGAGGGGACCGTTTTAAAGATCATCCATCGCCTTTAATGGGATGTAATGATATTCTCTGCCTTACCAAACCAGAAATCGTAAGTTCTATTCACCAGGCATATCTTCGAGCCGGGGCAGACATTATTGAGACCTGTTCTTTTAATGCTAACCGTCTTTCCCTGGCGGATTATCATCTTTCAGAATTGGCCTATGAAATTAATGTGGCCGCCGCTCGTATCGCCCGGGAAGCGGCAGAACGTTACAGTACCCCTGAAAAACCCCGTTTTGTAGCGGGGATCCTTGGACCGACAAGCAAAACCGCCAGCATCTCTCCCGATGTGAATGATCCTGCCCTGCGGGACGTTACCTGGGATGATCTAGAAACCGCGTATTATGAAAGTGCCCGGGGTCTCGTTGATGGGGGCGCCCAGCTTCTCATGGTGGAAACCATTTTTGATACCCTGAATGCCAAGGCAGCGGTTGCCGCAATTCTTCGTCTCACTGAGGAACGGGCAGCCCAAGGATTGGAATCAGATATTCCCATCATGATTTCAGGAACCATTGTGGATGCTTCGGGACGCAACCTTTCAGGTCAAACCGTAGAAGCCCTGTATATTTCTCTGAAACATGCCAAACCCTGGTCTTTTGGACTTAACTGTTCCCTCGGGGCAGATAAACTCTACCCCCATGTGGCAGCCCTTGCTGACGTTGCCGATTGTTGGGTAAGCGCCCATCCGAACGCGGGACTTCCCAATCAATTTGGACAGTACGATGAAACACCCACCACAATGGCCTCCCATATCGACGCTTTCCTGCAGAACTCTTTAGTGAATATCGTAGGAGGTTGCTGTGGTTCCACTCCCGCCCATATTGCAGAAATAGCCCGAATTGCTTCGCAATACGCTCCCCGCAAGCGGAAAGAGACCGATCGACGAACCTGGCTTTCCGGTCTGGAACCCCTCTGTGTTGATAGAAAAAATGGCTTTATCGATGTGGGAGAACGGACCAACGTGGCAGGGAGTCGTAAATTCCTTCGCCTCATAAAAGAAAAAAAATATGAACAGGCCCTTCAGATTGCCCGCGAAATGGTAGAGTCCGGGGCGGCCATCATCGACGTCTGTATGGATGATGCCCTGTTGGATGCCGCTTACGAAATGGAACTCTTTTTACGGGATGCCCTTTCGGATCCAGCCATAGCCCGGGTCCCCATCATGCTTGATAGTTCCCGCTGGGATGTCCTGGAACGGGGACTTAAGTGTCTTCAAGGGAAGGGCATCGTGAATTCCCTGAGCCTCAAGGAGGGAGAAACCGTTTTCCTTGAGCGGGCCCAAAAGGTACATCGGTATGGGGCAGCCATCGTCGTGATGCTCTTTGATGAAATCGGCCAGGCCGACACCTATGAGCGAAAAATCGCAGTGGCTGATCGAAGTTACCATCTTTTAGTAAAGGCCGGCATTCCTCCCGAGGACATTATTTTTGATCCCAACGTGCTTTCAATTGCTACGGGCATACCAGAACATGATCGTTACGGTCTGGACTTTATTCGGGCCTGTGGATGGATCTCGCAACGGTTCCCTCGCTGTCAGATCTCAGGGGGGATCAGCAATCTTTCTTTCAGTTTTCGGGGAAACGACACTGTGCGGGAGGCGCTCCACGCGGTTTTCCTGAAATACGCCATAGAAGCAGGCCTTTCCATGGGAATCGTCAATCCGGCAACCTTGCGGCCCTACGAGGAGCTTGACCCAGAGTTGCGGGAAGCCGCAGAAGACGTGCTTTTCCTGCGCCAGGTCGAGGCCACAGAAAAGCTGTTAAAACTTGCAGAAAAAATGAGAGATGCTACTTCCGGCAAAGACGGAGGCAACATTCCGTCCGGGTCCAGGGGATCATCTGATAGTTCTTCCGTTTCGAATTGGCGAGAACTTCCCCTGGAAGAACGGGTTGTGTATGCCCTTGTAAAGGGTATAGATGAATACATAGAAGAGGATGTCTTAGAACTGAGAAAACACTATCGACGCTCCCTGGAAATTATCGAAGGTCCCCTCATGAAAGGCATGAATGAGGTTGGCGATCGTTTTGGCTCAGGTCGTATGTTCCTCCCCCAGGTCATCCGGAGTGCCCGGGTTATGAAAAAAGCGGTAGCCGTTTTAGAGCCCTTTATTCAAGAAGAAAAACTTCTCGATGCCAATGGGAAAAATCAAAAAGAACAAAAAAAGATTGTGCTGGCCACCGTAAAAGGGGACGTGCATGATATAGGGAAAAACATTGTAGGGGTAGTGTTGGGCTGCAATGGCTATGAAATCATCGATTTGGGGGTAATGGTTCCTACCGAAACAATTCTCGAACGAGCCCGGAAAGAAACGGCCGCAGCTATTGGACTTTCAGGGCTTATTACGCCTTCCCTGGAAGAAATGGTCCGCACCGCCCGAGAAATGGAACGACAGGGTTTTACTATCCCCCTCTTAATTGGCGGAGCCACCACCAGTGAAGCCCATACGGCACTCCGCATTGCCCCCGAATATTCCGGGCCTGTGGTGTATGTAAAAGATGCGAGCCGGGCCGCAGGGGTGGTCCGTTCGCTGCTTTCTGACCAGGAACGGCCCCGTTTTCTGGAAAAACTTGACAGTGCCTATCAAGAAGCACGTCTCCGCCATGAGCAGCTACAAAAGAAAACTCCTCTCATCTCTCTCCAGGAGGCGCGTTACAATAAACTCGCCACAAACTGGTCTTCCTTTAGTATTCATAAACCCCGCAACCCGGGGATTCATGTGTTTCAAGAATACCCCATAAAAGAAATAATTCCTTATATTGACTGGTCTTATTTCTTTTACTCCTGGGATATGGGCCATGGGTTTGAATCGGTTCTGTCAGACCCCGAAAAGGGAGAAACGGCTCGACGTCTTTATGAAGAAGCTCAAAACATGCTTGCCCTTATTGTAGAACAAACGCTCTTACAG of Treponema sp. J25 contains these proteins:
- a CDS encoding B12-binding domain-containing radical SAM protein, encoding MTTILLTTINAKWIHPSLALRLLKANLGTLEEKTKILEFALRQPLEDKVRAILQERPRILGLSVYIWNHLATLRLIEALEEAWAQGIAPRPIIILGGPEVSFCDDRSPIIQKADLVIRGEGELAFRELCEGLLTDSSWEQSPSIRHVAGKCIYTHPTPLDTIDPGYRLYTEEDLSQKITYVEASRGCPFGCEFCLSSLDRTVREFPLEPFLSWMEHLIQRGAKTFKFLDRTFNLDIDRARRIMEFFLERLQPGMNVHFEMVPSIFSPQLQETLRRFPSGSLRIEVGIQTFTDHVARRIGRPSNPHKEMETLSFLRDHTKAIVHADLIAGLPGETLESFADSFNQLWTCGPTEIQLGILKKLPGTPIARHDTEWGMVYESNPPYEVLETRTMSKPSLDRIKNMARFWELIVNRGHFEDLLPRLFPEKEPPFWPFLELSDYLLSRFGRNWGIERRSLREALEEYLSQ
- a CDS encoding methylenetetrahydrofolate reductase, with the protein product MRISLEIVPRNEDELVREAKLCEKWKSITHINIPDLLRFPLRSWEGAALLHQENVPLPVIPHIRAIDFDMRRDFPLKEFFMQHDIQTVLVIAGDPPQDMGRRVYPTKTTELIRKLKNELPSLTVYAAFDPYRANIRYELDYLLAKEDAGADGFMSQPFFDERLLEIYAEYLENKRVFWGISPVLSERSKTYWEIRNRAIFPKNFEPTLEWNVRFGKKVIAFCKTHGFDLYVMPIKVDLTSYLEALLG
- a CDS encoding acyl-ACP thioesterase domain-containing protein, yielding MEATYSEKFTVCTWDVDYKNRLTMAAVFNYFQEVAGEHATRLGVGKDLLQQKNLAWVLSRMSVILFRRPSWREKIIVETWPRGTNKLFAVRDYAITDEMGAPVAQARSGWLLIDVEKMRPLRPQVVTEGLPTNQEKPALEDGLPTLGDGKALELVETRRALYSDIDYNGHVNNARYIQWIQDIFSLDRWQDVERLRFDINYISEVKPGERIALYRKDTQENGNEEVPASTRDISCPWPVGRITFIEGRHEDTQQPAFRAELRFGL
- the metH gene encoding methionine synthase, producing MKIREQLDRLAEERILILDGAMGTMIQSFGLEEKDFRGDRFKDHPSPLMGCNDILCLTKPEIVSSIHQAYLRAGADIIETCSFNANRLSLADYHLSELAYEINVAAARIAREAAERYSTPEKPRFVAGILGPTSKTASISPDVNDPALRDVTWDDLETAYYESARGLVDGGAQLLMVETIFDTLNAKAAVAAILRLTEERAAQGLESDIPIMISGTIVDASGRNLSGQTVEALYISLKHAKPWSFGLNCSLGADKLYPHVAALADVADCWVSAHPNAGLPNQFGQYDETPTTMASHIDAFLQNSLVNIVGGCCGSTPAHIAEIARIASQYAPRKRKETDRRTWLSGLEPLCVDRKNGFIDVGERTNVAGSRKFLRLIKEKKYEQALQIAREMVESGAAIIDVCMDDALLDAAYEMELFLRDALSDPAIARVPIMLDSSRWDVLERGLKCLQGKGIVNSLSLKEGETVFLERAQKVHRYGAAIVVMLFDEIGQADTYERKIAVADRSYHLLVKAGIPPEDIIFDPNVLSIATGIPEHDRYGLDFIRACGWISQRFPRCQISGGISNLSFSFRGNDTVREALHAVFLKYAIEAGLSMGIVNPATLRPYEELDPELREAAEDVLFLRQVEATEKLLKLAEKMRDATSGKDGGNIPSGSRGSSDSSSVSNWRELPLEERVVYALVKGIDEYIEEDVLELRKHYRRSLEIIEGPLMKGMNEVGDRFGSGRMFLPQVIRSARVMKKAVAVLEPFIQEEKLLDANGKNQKEQKKIVLATVKGDVHDIGKNIVGVVLGCNGYEIIDLGVMVPTETILERARKETAAAIGLSGLITPSLEEMVRTAREMERQGFTIPLLIGGATTSEAHTALRIAPEYSGPVVYVKDASRAAGVVRSLLSDQERPRFLEKLDSAYQEARLRHEQLQKKTPLISLQEARYNKLATNWSSFSIHKPRNPGIHVFQEYPIKEIIPYIDWSYFFYSWDMGHGFESVLSDPEKGETARRLYEEAQNMLALIVEQTLLQARAVIGLFPAASQEDDILIFNNAGKEIGRFSFLRNQEKKGLGRPNLCLADFIAPAETGLTDWIGLFVLSTGFGLEELQAHYKAQQDEYRALLAQSLADRLAEAFAEALHQRVRKYLWAYSPEENLTPEECIKGNYQGIRPAFGYPACPDHFDKQLVFSLLDAEKHCGIHLTESAMMVPSASVCGMYFSHPASYYFGVGRIGEDQLADWAQRKGLDIETAQKRLGPIFL